The Malus domestica chromosome 13, GDT2T_hap1 genome includes a window with the following:
- the LOC103452626 gene encoding squamosa promoter-binding-like protein 1 isoform X2, giving the protein MEAFGGRARNFYGTMVPDLKGAGKKSLEWDLNDWKWDGDLFTASPLNAVPSDCRSRQLFPLGLPETPSTAGLSNSSSSGSDGICPGNEKGKRELEKRRRASFVENEGLTDEVGSLNLKLGGQAYPIMEGEVQHGKKTKIVGTTLNRAVCQVEDCKADLSNAKDYHRRHKVCDMHSKATKAVVGNVLQRFCQQCSRFHGLQEFDEGKRSCRRRLAGHNRRRRKTHPDTVVNGGSLNDERGSSYLLISLLRILSNMHSNSSDQTKDQDLLSHLLKNLANLSGTVDGRNMSALLTASQGLINGGASIQTAQKVPDTVSNGCEPNFRRISSVDADHGGLQVVSGLNATKPFPSRDSVPSTSVAPEATMGRMQLNGIDLNNTYDDSQDYLDNLGNSHAPVNSGTVAHGFPFWMRQDSQKSSPPQTSGTSCSTSSSSSGDAQSRTDRIVFKLFGKDPNDLPFVLRAQILNWLSHSPTDIESYIRPGCIILTVYLRLEKSTWEELCCNLGSIIKQLLHAANDPFWTTGWVYTRVQHSVAFTYNGQVVLDTPLPLKSHKNCKISCIKPIAVSLSERAEFVVKGFNLSRATTRLLCALEGKYLVQETCYDLMDGADTTFANDQLQCLRFSCSIPNVTGRGLIEVEDHGLSGCFFPFIVAEQEVCSEICTLEGAIEVAETADNIQTEPEKLEAKNQALDFVHELGWLLHRCHTKFRLGHGDPNLELFSFRRFRLLMEFSMDRDWCAVVKKLLGILLEGTVDTGEHPSIELALLDMSLLHGAVQRKCRPMVELLLRFVLDKGWQQVDGDGSNFLFKPDAVGPMGLTPLHVAASTDGCENILDALTDDPGKVGIEAWKNARDSTGLTPNDYACLRGRYTYVQIVQRKINKKHESGHVVLDIPGVILDSSSKQKQLDGHKSSKVSILETERIDMKAMQAHCKQCEMKLAYGNTRSFVYRPAMLSMVAIAAVCVCVALLFKSSPEVLYVFQPFRWELLEYGPS; this is encoded by the exons ATGGAGGCTTTTGGAGGCAGAGCTCGGAATTTCTATGGTACGATGGTGCCGGATTTGAAGGGGGCTGGGAAAAAGAGTTTGgaatgggatttgaatgattgGAAATGGGATGGTGATCTTTTTACCGCTAGTCCTTTGAATGCTGTACCATCTGATTGTAGGAGCAGGCAGTTGTTTCCGCTTGGGCTGCCGGAAACTCCCTCCACTGCTGGTTTGTCCAACAGTTCTTCTTCTGGTTCGGACGGTATCTGTCCAGGGAATGAGAAAGGTAAAAGAGAGCTGGAGAAAAGAAGAAGGGCTAGTTTTGTAGAAAATGAAGGGCTAACTGATGAAGTTGGGTCTCTTAATCTCAAGCTTGGCGGGCAAGCTTACCCAATCATGGAAGGAGAGGTACAACATGGGAAGAAGACGAAGATAGTTGGGACTACTTTAAACCGAGCAGTTTGTCAGGTGGAGGACTGTAAGGCTGATCTTAGCAATGCCAAGGATTACCACCGACGACATAAGGTCTGTGATATGCATTCTAAGGCAACTAAAGCGGTGGTGGGAAATGTTTTGCAGCGGTTCTGTCAGCAGTGTAGCAG GTTTCATGGCCTTCAAGAGTTTGATGAAGGAAAGAGAAGTTGTCGTAGACGTTTGGCAGGCCACAATAGGAGGAGAAGAAAAACACATCCTGATACTGTAGTTAATGGAGGCTCATTGAATGATGAAAGAGGAAGCAGTTATCTATTGATTAGTTTGCTGAGAATACTCTCCAACATGCACT CTAATAGTTCAGATCAAACAAAGGATCAGGATTTGCTATCTCATCTTTTGAAGAATCTAGCCAATCTTTCTGGTACAGTTGATGGAAGAAACATGTCTGCATTGCTTACGGCATCTCAAGGTTTAATAAATGGCGGGGCATCAATTCAGACTGCACAAAAGGTCCCAGATACAGTTTCCAACGGCTGTGAACCAA ATTTCAGGAGAATATCTTCAGTTGATGCAGATCATGGAGGTCTACAAGTTGTTTCAGGTCTAAATGCCACGAAGCCATTTCCTTCAAGAGACAGTGTTCCATCCACATCAGTTGCACCAGAAGCTACAATGGGGAGGATGCAGTTAAATGGCATTGATTTAAATAATACATATGACGATTCCCAGGACTATTTGGACAACCTAGGGAATTCGCATGCCCCTGTAAATTCAGGGACAGTGGCTCATGGTTTTCCCTTTTGGATGCGTCAGGATTCGCAAAAGTCTAGCCCACCTCAGACAAGTGGGACTTCATGCTCAACTTCATCAAGTTCTAGTGGAGATGCTCAG AGTCGCACAGACCGTATTGTTTTTAAACTCTTTGGAAAAGATCCAAATGATCTTCCATTTGTTCTACGAGCACAG ATTCTCAACTGGTTGTCCCACAGTCCTACTGACATTGAAAGCTACATAAGGCCGGGATGTATCATTTTGACAGTTTACCTCCGTCTAGAAAAATCCACGTGGGAGGAG CTCTGCTGTAATCTGGGATCCATTataaaacaacttttacatgctGCCAATGATCCTTTTTGGACAACAGGATGGGTGTATACTAGGGTGCAACATTCTGTAGCATTTACGTACAATG GTCAAGTTGTCTTAGACACACCCTTACCTCTGAAAAGCCATAAAAATTGCAAGATATCATGCATCAAACCAATTGCAGTTTCTTTATCCGAAAGAGCTGAATTTGTAGTAAAGGGGTTTAATCTTTCTCGTGCCACCACAAG GTTGCTCTGTGCTCTGGAAGGGAAGTATCTAGTCCAAGAAACTTGTTATGACTTGATGGATGGTGCTGATACAACCTTTGCGAATGATCAGCTACAGTGCCTCAGATTCTCCTGCTCTATACCCAATGTTACTGGCCGAGGACTCATTGAG gtTGAAGACCATGGTCTCAGCGGCTGCTTCTTTCCATTTATAGTTGCCGAGCAGGAAGTATGTTCAGAGATTTGTACCCTGGAGGGTGCGATTGAGGTGGCTGAGACTGCAGATAACATCCAGACAGAACCTGAAAAGTTGGAAGCCAAGAACCAAGCGTTGGACTTTGTACATGAATTGGGTTGGCTCCTTCACAGATGTCACACTAAATTTAGACTTGGTCACGGGGATCCCAACTTAGAACTATTTTCTTTTAGACGGTTCAGGTTGCTTATGGAGTTTTCCATGGACCGTGATTGGTGTGCTGTAGTGAAGAAACTCCTGGGCATTCTGCTTGAGGGTACCGTTGACACTGGAGAACATCCTTCTATTGAGCTTGCGTTATTGGATATGAGCCTCCTCCACGGAGCCGTGCAAAGAAAGTGCAGGCCTATGGTGGAACTCTTGTTAAGATTTGTCCTAGACAAAGGGTGGCAACAAGTTGACGGGGACGGCAGCAACTTCTTATTTAAACCCGATGCAGTTGGGCCCATGGGATTGACTCCTCTTCATGTTGCAGCCAGTACTGATGGATGTGAGAATATATTGGATGCCTTAACTGATGATCCTGGAAAG GTGGGAATTGAAGCGTGGAAAAATGCTCGAGACAGTACAGGATTGACACCAAATGATTATGCATGCCTGCGAGGCCGCTACACCTATGTCCAAATTGTCCAGCGGAAAATCAACAAGAAACATGAAAGCGGGCACGTGGTGCTTGATATCCCTGGCGTTATCTTAGACAGCAGCAGCAAGCAGAAACAATTAGATGGGCATAAGTCCTCAAAAGTCTCCATCTTGGAGACCGAAAGGATCGATATGAAAGCAATGCAGGCACATTGCAAGCAATGTGAAATGAAACTAGCATATGGAAACACAAGGTCGTTTGTGTACAGGCCGGCAATGCTGTCAATGGTAGCCATTGCTGCTGTCTGTGTTTGCGTGGCCTTGCTCTTCAAAAGCTCGCCTGAAGTCCTTTATGTCTTCCAGCCCTTCAGGTGGGAACTCTTGGAGTATGGACCGAGCTAA
- the LOC103452626 gene encoding squamosa promoter-binding-like protein 1 isoform X1, translating into MEAFGGRARNFYGTMVPDLKGAGKKSLEWDLNDWKWDGDLFTASPLNAVPSDCRSRQLFPLGLPETPSTAGLSNSSSSGSDGICPGNEKGKRELEKRRRASFVENEGLTDEVGSLNLKLGGQAYPIMEGEVQHGKKTKIVGTTLNRAVCQVEDCKADLSNAKDYHRRHKVCDMHSKATKAVVGNVLQRFCQQCSRFHGLQEFDEGKRSCRRRLAGHNRRRRKTHPDTVVNGGSLNDERGSSYLLISLLRILSNMHSNSSDQTKDQDLLSHLLKNLANLSGTVDGRNMSALLTASQGLINGGASIQTAQKVPDTVSNGCEPSKPSVSASKMDDYINGEDPSRPIRQCSTVPASDFRRISSVDADHGGLQVVSGLNATKPFPSRDSVPSTSVAPEATMGRMQLNGIDLNNTYDDSQDYLDNLGNSHAPVNSGTVAHGFPFWMRQDSQKSSPPQTSGTSCSTSSSSSGDAQSRTDRIVFKLFGKDPNDLPFVLRAQILNWLSHSPTDIESYIRPGCIILTVYLRLEKSTWEELCCNLGSIIKQLLHAANDPFWTTGWVYTRVQHSVAFTYNGQVVLDTPLPLKSHKNCKISCIKPIAVSLSERAEFVVKGFNLSRATTRLLCALEGKYLVQETCYDLMDGADTTFANDQLQCLRFSCSIPNVTGRGLIEVEDHGLSGCFFPFIVAEQEVCSEICTLEGAIEVAETADNIQTEPEKLEAKNQALDFVHELGWLLHRCHTKFRLGHGDPNLELFSFRRFRLLMEFSMDRDWCAVVKKLLGILLEGTVDTGEHPSIELALLDMSLLHGAVQRKCRPMVELLLRFVLDKGWQQVDGDGSNFLFKPDAVGPMGLTPLHVAASTDGCENILDALTDDPGKVGIEAWKNARDSTGLTPNDYACLRGRYTYVQIVQRKINKKHESGHVVLDIPGVILDSSSKQKQLDGHKSSKVSILETERIDMKAMQAHCKQCEMKLAYGNTRSFVYRPAMLSMVAIAAVCVCVALLFKSSPEVLYVFQPFRWELLEYGPS; encoded by the exons ATGGAGGCTTTTGGAGGCAGAGCTCGGAATTTCTATGGTACGATGGTGCCGGATTTGAAGGGGGCTGGGAAAAAGAGTTTGgaatgggatttgaatgattgGAAATGGGATGGTGATCTTTTTACCGCTAGTCCTTTGAATGCTGTACCATCTGATTGTAGGAGCAGGCAGTTGTTTCCGCTTGGGCTGCCGGAAACTCCCTCCACTGCTGGTTTGTCCAACAGTTCTTCTTCTGGTTCGGACGGTATCTGTCCAGGGAATGAGAAAGGTAAAAGAGAGCTGGAGAAAAGAAGAAGGGCTAGTTTTGTAGAAAATGAAGGGCTAACTGATGAAGTTGGGTCTCTTAATCTCAAGCTTGGCGGGCAAGCTTACCCAATCATGGAAGGAGAGGTACAACATGGGAAGAAGACGAAGATAGTTGGGACTACTTTAAACCGAGCAGTTTGTCAGGTGGAGGACTGTAAGGCTGATCTTAGCAATGCCAAGGATTACCACCGACGACATAAGGTCTGTGATATGCATTCTAAGGCAACTAAAGCGGTGGTGGGAAATGTTTTGCAGCGGTTCTGTCAGCAGTGTAGCAG GTTTCATGGCCTTCAAGAGTTTGATGAAGGAAAGAGAAGTTGTCGTAGACGTTTGGCAGGCCACAATAGGAGGAGAAGAAAAACACATCCTGATACTGTAGTTAATGGAGGCTCATTGAATGATGAAAGAGGAAGCAGTTATCTATTGATTAGTTTGCTGAGAATACTCTCCAACATGCACT CTAATAGTTCAGATCAAACAAAGGATCAGGATTTGCTATCTCATCTTTTGAAGAATCTAGCCAATCTTTCTGGTACAGTTGATGGAAGAAACATGTCTGCATTGCTTACGGCATCTCAAGGTTTAATAAATGGCGGGGCATCAATTCAGACTGCACAAAAGGTCCCAGATACAGTTTCCAACGGCTGTGAACCAAGTAAGCCTTCTGTTTCAGCCTCTAAAATGGATGATTATATTAATGGTGAGGACCCTTCAAGACCTATACGACAGTGTTCTACGGTACCTGCATCAGATTTCAGGAGAATATCTTCAGTTGATGCAGATCATGGAGGTCTACAAGTTGTTTCAGGTCTAAATGCCACGAAGCCATTTCCTTCAAGAGACAGTGTTCCATCCACATCAGTTGCACCAGAAGCTACAATGGGGAGGATGCAGTTAAATGGCATTGATTTAAATAATACATATGACGATTCCCAGGACTATTTGGACAACCTAGGGAATTCGCATGCCCCTGTAAATTCAGGGACAGTGGCTCATGGTTTTCCCTTTTGGATGCGTCAGGATTCGCAAAAGTCTAGCCCACCTCAGACAAGTGGGACTTCATGCTCAACTTCATCAAGTTCTAGTGGAGATGCTCAG AGTCGCACAGACCGTATTGTTTTTAAACTCTTTGGAAAAGATCCAAATGATCTTCCATTTGTTCTACGAGCACAG ATTCTCAACTGGTTGTCCCACAGTCCTACTGACATTGAAAGCTACATAAGGCCGGGATGTATCATTTTGACAGTTTACCTCCGTCTAGAAAAATCCACGTGGGAGGAG CTCTGCTGTAATCTGGGATCCATTataaaacaacttttacatgctGCCAATGATCCTTTTTGGACAACAGGATGGGTGTATACTAGGGTGCAACATTCTGTAGCATTTACGTACAATG GTCAAGTTGTCTTAGACACACCCTTACCTCTGAAAAGCCATAAAAATTGCAAGATATCATGCATCAAACCAATTGCAGTTTCTTTATCCGAAAGAGCTGAATTTGTAGTAAAGGGGTTTAATCTTTCTCGTGCCACCACAAG GTTGCTCTGTGCTCTGGAAGGGAAGTATCTAGTCCAAGAAACTTGTTATGACTTGATGGATGGTGCTGATACAACCTTTGCGAATGATCAGCTACAGTGCCTCAGATTCTCCTGCTCTATACCCAATGTTACTGGCCGAGGACTCATTGAG gtTGAAGACCATGGTCTCAGCGGCTGCTTCTTTCCATTTATAGTTGCCGAGCAGGAAGTATGTTCAGAGATTTGTACCCTGGAGGGTGCGATTGAGGTGGCTGAGACTGCAGATAACATCCAGACAGAACCTGAAAAGTTGGAAGCCAAGAACCAAGCGTTGGACTTTGTACATGAATTGGGTTGGCTCCTTCACAGATGTCACACTAAATTTAGACTTGGTCACGGGGATCCCAACTTAGAACTATTTTCTTTTAGACGGTTCAGGTTGCTTATGGAGTTTTCCATGGACCGTGATTGGTGTGCTGTAGTGAAGAAACTCCTGGGCATTCTGCTTGAGGGTACCGTTGACACTGGAGAACATCCTTCTATTGAGCTTGCGTTATTGGATATGAGCCTCCTCCACGGAGCCGTGCAAAGAAAGTGCAGGCCTATGGTGGAACTCTTGTTAAGATTTGTCCTAGACAAAGGGTGGCAACAAGTTGACGGGGACGGCAGCAACTTCTTATTTAAACCCGATGCAGTTGGGCCCATGGGATTGACTCCTCTTCATGTTGCAGCCAGTACTGATGGATGTGAGAATATATTGGATGCCTTAACTGATGATCCTGGAAAG GTGGGAATTGAAGCGTGGAAAAATGCTCGAGACAGTACAGGATTGACACCAAATGATTATGCATGCCTGCGAGGCCGCTACACCTATGTCCAAATTGTCCAGCGGAAAATCAACAAGAAACATGAAAGCGGGCACGTGGTGCTTGATATCCCTGGCGTTATCTTAGACAGCAGCAGCAAGCAGAAACAATTAGATGGGCATAAGTCCTCAAAAGTCTCCATCTTGGAGACCGAAAGGATCGATATGAAAGCAATGCAGGCACATTGCAAGCAATGTGAAATGAAACTAGCATATGGAAACACAAGGTCGTTTGTGTACAGGCCGGCAATGCTGTCAATGGTAGCCATTGCTGCTGTCTGTGTTTGCGTGGCCTTGCTCTTCAAAAGCTCGCCTGAAGTCCTTTATGTCTTCCAGCCCTTCAGGTGGGAACTCTTGGAGTATGGACCGAGCTAA
- the LOC103452626 gene encoding squamosa promoter-binding-like protein 1 isoform X3: protein MEAFGGRARNFYGTMVPDLKGAGKKSLEWDLNDWKWDGDLFTASPLNAVPSDCRSRQLFPLGLPETPSTAGLSNSSSSGSDGICPGNEKGKRELEKRRRASFVENEGLTDEVGSLNLKLGGQAYPIMEGEVQHGKKTKIVGTTLNRAVCQVEDCKADLSNAKDYHRRHKVCDMHSKATKAVVGNVLQRFCQQCSRFHGLQEFDEGKRSCRRRLAGHNRRRRKTHPDTVVNGGSLNDERGSSYLLISLLRILSNMHSNSSDQTKDQDLLSHLLKNLANLSGTVDGRNMSALLTASQGLINGGASIQTAQKVPDTVSNGCEPSLNATKPFPSRDSVPSTSVAPEATMGRMQLNGIDLNNTYDDSQDYLDNLGNSHAPVNSGTVAHGFPFWMRQDSQKSSPPQTSGTSCSTSSSSSGDAQSRTDRIVFKLFGKDPNDLPFVLRAQILNWLSHSPTDIESYIRPGCIILTVYLRLEKSTWEELCCNLGSIIKQLLHAANDPFWTTGWVYTRVQHSVAFTYNGQVVLDTPLPLKSHKNCKISCIKPIAVSLSERAEFVVKGFNLSRATTRLLCALEGKYLVQETCYDLMDGADTTFANDQLQCLRFSCSIPNVTGRGLIEVEDHGLSGCFFPFIVAEQEVCSEICTLEGAIEVAETADNIQTEPEKLEAKNQALDFVHELGWLLHRCHTKFRLGHGDPNLELFSFRRFRLLMEFSMDRDWCAVVKKLLGILLEGTVDTGEHPSIELALLDMSLLHGAVQRKCRPMVELLLRFVLDKGWQQVDGDGSNFLFKPDAVGPMGLTPLHVAASTDGCENILDALTDDPGKVGIEAWKNARDSTGLTPNDYACLRGRYTYVQIVQRKINKKHESGHVVLDIPGVILDSSSKQKQLDGHKSSKVSILETERIDMKAMQAHCKQCEMKLAYGNTRSFVYRPAMLSMVAIAAVCVCVALLFKSSPEVLYVFQPFRWELLEYGPS from the exons ATGGAGGCTTTTGGAGGCAGAGCTCGGAATTTCTATGGTACGATGGTGCCGGATTTGAAGGGGGCTGGGAAAAAGAGTTTGgaatgggatttgaatgattgGAAATGGGATGGTGATCTTTTTACCGCTAGTCCTTTGAATGCTGTACCATCTGATTGTAGGAGCAGGCAGTTGTTTCCGCTTGGGCTGCCGGAAACTCCCTCCACTGCTGGTTTGTCCAACAGTTCTTCTTCTGGTTCGGACGGTATCTGTCCAGGGAATGAGAAAGGTAAAAGAGAGCTGGAGAAAAGAAGAAGGGCTAGTTTTGTAGAAAATGAAGGGCTAACTGATGAAGTTGGGTCTCTTAATCTCAAGCTTGGCGGGCAAGCTTACCCAATCATGGAAGGAGAGGTACAACATGGGAAGAAGACGAAGATAGTTGGGACTACTTTAAACCGAGCAGTTTGTCAGGTGGAGGACTGTAAGGCTGATCTTAGCAATGCCAAGGATTACCACCGACGACATAAGGTCTGTGATATGCATTCTAAGGCAACTAAAGCGGTGGTGGGAAATGTTTTGCAGCGGTTCTGTCAGCAGTGTAGCAG GTTTCATGGCCTTCAAGAGTTTGATGAAGGAAAGAGAAGTTGTCGTAGACGTTTGGCAGGCCACAATAGGAGGAGAAGAAAAACACATCCTGATACTGTAGTTAATGGAGGCTCATTGAATGATGAAAGAGGAAGCAGTTATCTATTGATTAGTTTGCTGAGAATACTCTCCAACATGCACT CTAATAGTTCAGATCAAACAAAGGATCAGGATTTGCTATCTCATCTTTTGAAGAATCTAGCCAATCTTTCTGGTACAGTTGATGGAAGAAACATGTCTGCATTGCTTACGGCATCTCAAGGTTTAATAAATGGCGGGGCATCAATTCAGACTGCACAAAAGGTCCCAGATACAGTTTCCAACGGCTGTGAACCAA GTCTAAATGCCACGAAGCCATTTCCTTCAAGAGACAGTGTTCCATCCACATCAGTTGCACCAGAAGCTACAATGGGGAGGATGCAGTTAAATGGCATTGATTTAAATAATACATATGACGATTCCCAGGACTATTTGGACAACCTAGGGAATTCGCATGCCCCTGTAAATTCAGGGACAGTGGCTCATGGTTTTCCCTTTTGGATGCGTCAGGATTCGCAAAAGTCTAGCCCACCTCAGACAAGTGGGACTTCATGCTCAACTTCATCAAGTTCTAGTGGAGATGCTCAG AGTCGCACAGACCGTATTGTTTTTAAACTCTTTGGAAAAGATCCAAATGATCTTCCATTTGTTCTACGAGCACAG ATTCTCAACTGGTTGTCCCACAGTCCTACTGACATTGAAAGCTACATAAGGCCGGGATGTATCATTTTGACAGTTTACCTCCGTCTAGAAAAATCCACGTGGGAGGAG CTCTGCTGTAATCTGGGATCCATTataaaacaacttttacatgctGCCAATGATCCTTTTTGGACAACAGGATGGGTGTATACTAGGGTGCAACATTCTGTAGCATTTACGTACAATG GTCAAGTTGTCTTAGACACACCCTTACCTCTGAAAAGCCATAAAAATTGCAAGATATCATGCATCAAACCAATTGCAGTTTCTTTATCCGAAAGAGCTGAATTTGTAGTAAAGGGGTTTAATCTTTCTCGTGCCACCACAAG GTTGCTCTGTGCTCTGGAAGGGAAGTATCTAGTCCAAGAAACTTGTTATGACTTGATGGATGGTGCTGATACAACCTTTGCGAATGATCAGCTACAGTGCCTCAGATTCTCCTGCTCTATACCCAATGTTACTGGCCGAGGACTCATTGAG gtTGAAGACCATGGTCTCAGCGGCTGCTTCTTTCCATTTATAGTTGCCGAGCAGGAAGTATGTTCAGAGATTTGTACCCTGGAGGGTGCGATTGAGGTGGCTGAGACTGCAGATAACATCCAGACAGAACCTGAAAAGTTGGAAGCCAAGAACCAAGCGTTGGACTTTGTACATGAATTGGGTTGGCTCCTTCACAGATGTCACACTAAATTTAGACTTGGTCACGGGGATCCCAACTTAGAACTATTTTCTTTTAGACGGTTCAGGTTGCTTATGGAGTTTTCCATGGACCGTGATTGGTGTGCTGTAGTGAAGAAACTCCTGGGCATTCTGCTTGAGGGTACCGTTGACACTGGAGAACATCCTTCTATTGAGCTTGCGTTATTGGATATGAGCCTCCTCCACGGAGCCGTGCAAAGAAAGTGCAGGCCTATGGTGGAACTCTTGTTAAGATTTGTCCTAGACAAAGGGTGGCAACAAGTTGACGGGGACGGCAGCAACTTCTTATTTAAACCCGATGCAGTTGGGCCCATGGGATTGACTCCTCTTCATGTTGCAGCCAGTACTGATGGATGTGAGAATATATTGGATGCCTTAACTGATGATCCTGGAAAG GTGGGAATTGAAGCGTGGAAAAATGCTCGAGACAGTACAGGATTGACACCAAATGATTATGCATGCCTGCGAGGCCGCTACACCTATGTCCAAATTGTCCAGCGGAAAATCAACAAGAAACATGAAAGCGGGCACGTGGTGCTTGATATCCCTGGCGTTATCTTAGACAGCAGCAGCAAGCAGAAACAATTAGATGGGCATAAGTCCTCAAAAGTCTCCATCTTGGAGACCGAAAGGATCGATATGAAAGCAATGCAGGCACATTGCAAGCAATGTGAAATGAAACTAGCATATGGAAACACAAGGTCGTTTGTGTACAGGCCGGCAATGCTGTCAATGGTAGCCATTGCTGCTGTCTGTGTTTGCGTGGCCTTGCTCTTCAAAAGCTCGCCTGAAGTCCTTTATGTCTTCCAGCCCTTCAGGTGGGAACTCTTGGAGTATGGACCGAGCTAA